Sequence from the Bremerella volcania genome:
GGGACCAGCTTGCCGCGGATTATTACGATCATCTCGGAAGAACAGCTCGATCAACGCGTGAACCGTCAACAGCGCGAGATTATTTCCAAGATCGCCGAAGCTCGCCGTTTGCAGCAAGATGCCCGGCAGCAGACCCGCAGCGTGGAAATCAAGTTGGAAGAAGGCTCGCAGCTGGGACCGGCCGAACTGGCCAATCTGCAGAACGGCGAACAAAACCAAAAGAACGTTCGCGAGAAGCTGTCCACCGGCCGAGACAGCGCCGCCAAGTTGATCGACGAGCTATTGGAAGAGCTGAAGCAAAACCGCCAGACCGATCACGATGCTTCGGAGATCTTGCAAGACCTGAAGGAAAAGATCGAGTCGCTCGCCGACTCGGAATTGACCCCGATCGAATCCGAGATCACGCAGCTTCGCCGTCAGACGCCGCGCGGGGGCGAGTCTTCCGAAAAGCCGAGCGACAACAGTCCACCGTCGAAAACCACGATGGGTGAGCCGGCTGGCGAGAGCAATACCGGTGAAAGCGCAGAGGAAAATCCTGAAGGTTCCCCGGCAAGCGAAAAGCCAGCCGAAGGTAAGCCAGAGCAAGTCGACGGTAAACCGGAGAGTGGCCGGCCCGAAGATAGTGAGAAGAACCCTGCTCCTGGCGAAGAAACGTCGGACCAGCCGATGGAGTCGACACCGTCGGCCGAGGCTGCCGCCGAAGCAGAAAAACAGAATGCCCAGCGTACCCGGCAGCAGCTCGATGAGATTGGCAAGCGGCAAGAGAAGGTCGCCGGTCAACTGCAGGACTGGCAAAACGATCTGAACAAGTGGGATACGTTCCGCCGCTTCGCCATGGATGTGCGTGACCTGGCCAATCGCCAGAAAGATCTTGAGAAGCGAACCGAAGCGAAGCAGACCGAAACGCTCGGCCAAGATGTCGAGCGGATGTCGCCGGAAGATCGTGCTGACCTCAAGCAAATGGCCGAAGAGCAATCGAACCTGGCGGGCGAACTCGATCGTATCCAGTCGCGCATGCGGGATATGATGCAGAACGATCCGGAGAGTGAAGAGGTTGCCAACACGCTCAAGGATGCCATTGCCGAAAACCGGGACTCGGCCGTCTCGCAGCGGATGCGGCAAGCAGGCCAACGCATCGAACAGAACCAGCTCTCTTCGGCCAAAGAGTCGCAGCAGCAGGTCGAAAAGTCGCTCGAAGACGTGCTCGACACGCTGCAGAACCGACGCGAGACCGACAAGAAAGAACTGAAGCGAAAGCTGGACGAGGCTCAGCAGGAACTTGAAGAGCTGCAAGATCGCCAGAAAGAGCTGAAACGCAAAGCGGATGAAGCCCAGATGCAGTCCGGCGATATGGGCAGTCAGCAGTCACGACAATCGCAGCAGCGAAAGCTCGAGAGCCTCAAGCAACAGGCCCAGCAACTCCAGGAACAAGCCGAACGTTTGGCTCGTAAGCTGGAACGGCTGACCGCGAACAAAGCTGCCCAGAAGGTGCGCGATGCGGCTGAGCGATTGGAAGAAGCCGCCAAGAACGCCCAGAACATGGACACGCAGCAGCTTCAGGACGAAATCGATCAAGCCCAGAAGGACCTGGAGGAAGCCCAACAGGAGCTAGAAGAACGTCAAGAGCAGGTCGAGCAGGACCTGGCCCAGGAACAAGCCGCCAAGCTGAAGCAGTCGATCGAGCAACTGATCATTCGTCAAACTCGCATTCGGGATGAACTGGTTCGCCTGGACGAACTGAACAAGAAGAATGGCCAGCTCACCCAAGCCCAAAAGCAAACGCTCGCCGGGATCTCGCTGGAACAAGCGACCCTGACCGATGAGATCCGCTCGTTCGCCGAGTCGATCGCCAAGGCCGAGGTGTACCATCTGTCGCTGCAACTCACCGCGGAAGTAACGACCGATCTTTCCCGTTTGCTGGACACCAGCGAGATCGACGCAAGAATGCTTTCGCTGGCCGATGAAGCCGTGCAGCGGCTCAAGCAGTTGATCGCCGCGATGGAAGAGGAAGAAAAACAGCAAGACTCCCAAAACCAGCAGCAAGACGACCAACAGCAACAAAACCAGGATCAGCAGCAACAGCAGCAAGGGAGCCAGGATGGAATCAGTCAAACGGCTCAACTGCGGCTGCTGAAAATGATGCAAGAGTCCCTCAAGGCGCGCACGCAGACGTTGGGCGAAAAGATCGAGAAAGATCCGAACGACGCCGACCAGGCCGAACTTGCCCGGCTGGCCGCCGAACAGGGCCGGCTTTCGGAGATGACGTTGAACCTGATCAAGAACACTGAAGAAGAAATCTTCGATCCCGAGAACTTGCCGGATATCGAACCGACCGAGCCTGCCGCTGCCGATCAGGAGGAGCAGAACGATGTCTAAACGATGGTTGATAGCAAGTTGGATGATCGCCAGCCTGTTGTTCGCGGTAATGACCACCCCGATGCTGGCCCAGGATGCCGCCGAAGAGGGTGCCGGAATGTCGTCGCTGGACGAAGAACTGTTCAATGACCTGGGGAGCGATCTGTTCGACGACATCGATCTTCCCGCCGAAGCCAAAGCGGCACCTGATGACGCCAAACCGCCGGCAGACGCGGGCATGCAGACCGATGGAGAAGACGTCGGCGCGGAAGGTTCCCGAGACGAAGCAGGGGAGCCGCGCGGTTTCGGGGCCGATCAGACCAATCAGATGCAAGGAGAGGATCCCCTGACCAAGATCGGAGGACTGATGCGAGAAGTGCAAAAGCGGATCGCCGTCGGTCAGGCCGAATCGCAAACCGTGGCCATGCAGCAGGAGATCATCGAAGAGATCGAGAAACTATTGGAGCAGCAAAACAACCAAAACCAAAATCAATCCAACAGCAACTCGCAAAATCAAAACCAGCAGCAGAACCAACAACAGCAACAGCAGCAAAACCAATCGCAAAGTCAGCAGCAACAGAACCAACAACAGAATCAGCAGCAAGGGGGACAGCAGCAACCGCAACAAGCTGGACAGCAGCAGTCCCAACAACAGCAACAAGGACAAAGCCAGACGCAACCCCAACAGCAGCAAGGGGGCGACTCGCAACCAAGCCAGGCCCAGATGCAACCAGGGGAAAAGAGCGACGATGCCCAGGACAGCAGCGATAAACTTCGTGATGGCAAGGTGCTGGCGATCTCGCCTGAGGAACAAGATGCATTAGTCAAAAAGGCCTGGGGAAACTTGCCGCCGCACTTGCGAAAGCAGATCTCCAACAGTTCGATGGAACGTTTCCTGCCCAAGTACGAGCGGTTAACTCAAGAGTACTTCCGCAAGCTGGCTGAAATCGAAGAATAAGCAGCGAACCGTATGAGTCATTATTCTCGCCGAACTCTGTTGAAATCTGCCTTGGCCGCCGCCGGAAGCTGCGGTGTCGGGTCGCTGCTGCCGGCACAAGAATGGCGCGGCACGTCCCGCCGCAACTCGCGCGGGCTGATCACGCGCGAAGTTCAATCGAGTATTGATCAAGGGCTGCAGTACCTGGTCCAGCGGCAAACGATGAACGGTAGTCAGCGCGGCGCGTTTGGTACCGACGGCTATCGAGCCAACACGGCGGTCGTGGGGCTGGCAGGCCTCGCGTTCATGGCCGCTGGCAGTTCGCCGAACCGCGGCCCCTACGGAGCGAACATCTCGGCTTGCCTCGACTACCTCTTGGCCAACACGCAAAGTGGTGGGTTCGTTGCGCTGCCCAATGCTCGCACGCATGGTCCCATGTACGGACATGGCTTCGCGACGTTGTTTCTGGCGGAAGTGTACGGGATGACCAGCGCTCCGGAACTTCGCGATACGGTCCGCGCGGCCGTGAAATTGATCGTCGATACGCAGAATGCCGACGGCGGTTGGCGTTATCAACCGGTACGCAGCGAGGCCGATATCTCGGTGACCGTCTGCCAGATGATGGCCTTGCGGGCGGCCAGGAACGCCGGCATCTTCGTCCCTAACGAAACGGTCGATCGCTGTATCGATTACGTAACCCGCAGTCAGAACGCCGATGGCGGGTTCAGCTACATGCTTAGCGGCGGTCCCAGCGCGTTTCCGCGTTCGGCTGCTGGCGTGGTCGCGCTGTATAGTGCCGGCATGTATGAAGGGGAAGTGATCGAGCGAGCCCTGAAATATCTCGACGACAACCTTCCCCAGGAAAGCACGTTCCGCGGCAACAATCATTTCTTCTACGGCCAATACTACGCGGCCCAGGCGTTTTGGCATGTCGGCACGCAGCGGTGGGATCGTTATTACCGCATGATTCGCGAAGTCCTGACCGAACGCCAAACGGCACAAGGCTTCTGGACCGACTTCATCTGCCCCGAGTACGGCACGGCGATGGCTTGCATCGTGCTGCAACTTCCCAATAACTATCTCCCCATCTTCCAGAAGTGATCACCTTGCTTGCCCGTAGTTTCGTCTTTGCGTGGATCTCGCTGGCTTCGACCATCGCCTATGGTCAGACGCGTCTCAACGGACCGCTGGTTACCATAGGCAGGCCGGATGCCAACGTCGCGATCACCTCGATCCCGTCGATCGACAAATGGGTGACCAGTGACGGGGCGATCAACCCGGCGAGCGTCGTCCGATTTGGTAATCCGCAGTTGATTCGCGACGATGGCGTAGTCGTGTTCGAGGATGGTTCCCACATCGTGGCCAAGGAGCTTCGCACCGAAGGAACGCAACTGCACGCTTACAACCGTTTGTGGGACGAAATGAAGTTCCCGCTGCGTCCACTGCGTGGCATCCTGCTGCGTTCCTATTTGGATCCTGACAAGACGCAGGTCTCGCTCGATCGCATTCACGCTTACCAGGGGACACGCGATCGGTTGCTGTTGGCCAACGGCGACTACATCGATGGAACGCTCCGTCGGCTGACTCCGTTATCGGTTGAATTTCAGATCGGAGACAAAGCTCTGAAACTCGATCGCAAGCGAATCGCCGAAATTCATTTCGCTCGCTCCGCAGGCATCCTGCCAACCGCGGAGCAGGGTGTTTGGGTGGGACTGAACGACGGTTCGATGATTCTGGCCTCGGAACTTTCCCTGTCAGACGACATCCTTCAGGTTCGTCTCAGTCCAGGGATCTCGATGCGATCTTCCACTCTGGAGAATGCGTTTGCCTACGTGACTTACTTACGTCCGGTCGCTAGTGACGTGCAGTACTTGAGCGACCTGGATGCGATCGGTTTCAAGAGCCTTGGCTTTTTGAACGCGAACTGGGATTACCGCAAGGATCGCAACGTTCAAGGGGGGACGCTCAAGTCCAGCGGCTACGTCAGTCAGAAGGGGCTCGGTTTGCACGCGACCTCGCGGCTGGCTTACAAGGTCGAGAACAAAGCGGTACGGTTGCGAGCGAAGGTCGGGATCGACGACGATACCGACGGCGCCGGCAGCGTGATCTTCAAAGTCTTCGCCAGCGAAACGGGCAAGTCGTGGGAGACGATCTACGAGAGTCCGATCGTCCGCGGTGGTGAGACTCCGCTGGACGTCGATGTTTCGGTGCAGGGGATGAAAGGGCTGGCCCTCGTCGTGGAGTATGCCGACGGAGCCGACGTCCTGGACCATGCGAACTGGATGGATGCCCGGTTCGAGATGGAGTGATTCACGGCAAGGCATCCACGATGAAGCTTACCCATATCATCATGCACGATGGATCGCGTGACTTTGGTGCTCTGCCAGAGTGCTTTCCCCATGAGCTACTACGTGATCACGTTGCCACGCTACCCGAAGCGAAGGTCACCAGCTTCGTGTCCGATGGCGTCACCGAGGCGTGGCTCCACTTCCAATTTCGCGGCCACCAGTTCGCCGCCAATACGCAGTATGGCGAGTGGTGGTTCTTTGTTGACGATCCGCAGTGTCCCGACGAGTTTCTGCTTGAAGTTCTGACCCACTGCGCAAAAAAGTTGGGACAAGGATAACCTTGCCCCAACTTCATTTGGCTTTGCATTCGTATACGCTTAGGCCCCATACTTTTGCAGTCGGCCGGCATTGGCCATGGCCAGGGTCATCAGGTACTGGGCCTCGAACAAACCCAAGCCACCGCGGCAGGCCGTTGCTTCGCCAAAGGTGGTGTGACCGTCCGGTCGGCAGCAATTCGAGTACAGCAAGGTCGGAACCGGGTGCCAACTGTGGCTGGCCAGGAACGATGGGGTGCTGTGGTCGCCGGTGACGATCAGCACGTCCGGATTCAGGGCCAGGATCTTGGGGATCTGAGCATCGAACTCTTCGGTCCGCTTCACCTTGGCATCGAAATCACCGTCTTCACCGCTCGAGTCGGTGTACTTGAAGTGGATGAAGAAGAAGTCGTAATCTTCCCAGTGCTGCTTGAGGACTTCCAATTCTTCGTCCAGCGATTGAGCTTCCCCCAGAATGTCCATGCCGACCAGGCTCGCCAGGCCCTTGTACATCGGGTACACGGCGATCGCACCGGCCTTCAGTCCGTAGACGTCTTCGTAAGAAGGAATCGAGGGCTTGGCCGAGAAACCACGCATGGTCAGGCAGTTGGCCTTCTTCTCGTCCTTG
This genomic interval carries:
- a CDS encoding prenyltransferase/squalene oxidase repeat-containing protein produces the protein MSHYSRRTLLKSALAAAGSCGVGSLLPAQEWRGTSRRNSRGLITREVQSSIDQGLQYLVQRQTMNGSQRGAFGTDGYRANTAVVGLAGLAFMAAGSSPNRGPYGANISACLDYLLANTQSGGFVALPNARTHGPMYGHGFATLFLAEVYGMTSAPELRDTVRAAVKLIVDTQNADGGWRYQPVRSEADISVTVCQMMALRAARNAGIFVPNETVDRCIDYVTRSQNADGGFSYMLSGGPSAFPRSAAGVVALYSAGMYEGEVIERALKYLDDNLPQESTFRGNNHFFYGQYYAAQAFWHVGTQRWDRYYRMIREVLTERQTAQGFWTDFICPEYGTAMACIVLQLPNNYLPIFQK
- a CDS encoding NPCBM/NEW2 domain-containing protein, which gives rise to MLARSFVFAWISLASTIAYGQTRLNGPLVTIGRPDANVAITSIPSIDKWVTSDGAINPASVVRFGNPQLIRDDGVVVFEDGSHIVAKELRTEGTQLHAYNRLWDEMKFPLRPLRGILLRSYLDPDKTQVSLDRIHAYQGTRDRLLLANGDYIDGTLRRLTPLSVEFQIGDKALKLDRKRIAEIHFARSAGILPTAEQGVWVGLNDGSMILASELSLSDDILQVRLSPGISMRSSTLENAFAYVTYLRPVASDVQYLSDLDAIGFKSLGFLNANWDYRKDRNVQGGTLKSSGYVSQKGLGLHATSRLAYKVENKAVRLRAKVGIDDDTDGAGSVIFKVFASETGKSWETIYESPIVRGGETPLDVDVSVQGMKGLALVVEYADGADVLDHANWMDARFEME